The stretch of DNA CGTTGGTAATTATGATCATGTTATCTCTTATTCAAGGGTAAAAGGGTTTTGGAGACCGCTCGAATTTGCTTCTTCTTTTGACGGAGAGAAAGGCAAAATATCTCATGGCACAGAGTGTAAGATGGAGTTTAGCTGTATGCGTGATCAAGTTGAACAGGTTAGAAAGATAATTATTGATAATCATCCATATGAGGAACCGATTATTTATTTCATACCGATTTTAATTTAATACGTAGTACAGGTAGAAAAGCGCTTGGGGTATAAATAATGTTTTAAGCTAAAAGAAGGATTATTATAATCAAAAATTAGCGTGAGAAATATGCAGAGAGCCCGGATTGAGGGATTTCAGAAGCGGGATTACATTAGGAAATATCTTTTGAAGATACTTATCTTTGTGTTTTTCTGAATATTCTATTTTAAGAGGTGTGAAAGATGTGAAAAAAAGTCTCCTTATCTTTATTTTCGTCTTTGGCTTAATGTTAACTAGCGGTTGTATGGGGGAAAACATTCCGGAATTAACCGTAACTGCGGACAGTAAAGAAGTTGAAGTCCGACTATCTAGTTATAGCTGGAAAGGAACGGAAACAAGTGTAATTGATCCAGTAAAAGTTGCGGAGGAAATGAAGGCGACATTAGTAAGTGAGAGTACGAATATAGAGTGGAGAATAAGTGAAAAAGCAGATTCGTATCGCTTTTCTACTTGGAATGGGAAAGAGTGGATAAATCATAAAGAGATCGATTTTCCTTCTAACAAAGGAAGAACTATCCATATGGTAATTGCAGAGTGGGATAATCAAGATTATGTTAATTATTTATTTGTGACAGAACTAGTTTATTAGAAGTTGGAGGTTATAATGGATTTTGGGTTATTTTTGTTTATTGTTATGAGCGTAGCTTCAGCTATACGTTGGTTATTTCGTCATATACTATATCGCATATTAGGTGTGGAGAGACGAACGCGTTTTATAGATGACGATCATAAGTATAAGAATCATATTATAGGCATAGTCGGAGTAATGGTATTAATCTTTGGCGTGACTTTATTATATATGTTTAATTATATTTCAATATTTGTGATTACTATAATCATAGTATTTGTAATATTTGTTAGTACGAGTATACATCAAATACGCTTAGAAAAAATGCTTGAACCAGAGACTAACAATTATCTTCATTCGATTTATATGTTAATTTTCGACATTATTGTTATTATCGTTATATTTATCCTGCTTTATCAAAACAAAGATATGATTTTACTATTTTGAGAGGAAAATACAATCAATGAATAACGATGTCTTAGGAAATATATGGTTGGATTTAGCGGTTTTTGTTTTAATGATTTTCTTCTTGCATTTCGTTTTTAGTAAACTAATGAGACGATTACTGAAAGTGGAAAAAAGGAAACCGTTCTCCTATAACTATGTAAATGATCAACATAAAAAAGGTGATAAAATAATAAGGACACTAGTTGTTATAATAGCTATAATAGCGCTAGGAATACATTACAATTCTGATGTAACAACAGGTATCCCAGTAGCTCTTATAATTGCAATACTGCTGCAGTTAATTCCTGAGTTATACCGAGCCTATATGGAGAAAAAGTATCAATCGCATTCAAATAATTATAAATATACATTGGCTGAAACTCTATTTTTGGCTTTAATTCTTATTGTCAGCATATTATTAATTTATCGTTTATATCGTTTTTAAATTAGTTTGCTATAATTTAACAATGAGCAGACAGCATATGAATTGGCCAATAGAATGGTTCTATTGTCTATTGAATGTAATAATAAAGGATTCTTCACCATATTTTGTTCGCTATGGACATCTTGGCTTCGCGCGTATAACCGAAGCTTATTGAGGATTGCCTGATCGAATTTTAAGAGAGACCATGCCAGGTGGTTTTTTAACGTTTTCTAATGATTAAACCGTATAGCATTCCTGATTTTCAGGAGGGCTATACGGTTTTAATGGTCTCTCTTCACTCACTTTATCTATTCTTTTTTTGCTGCATACTGATTTTCTTCCATTTCTTTCTCTCTTCAGTAGCTAATTTAGCATTTTGTTTTCGCTCGATATAAGCTAACTCACGTTGTAACTTAAGATAACTATTCCAACGTCCTTCTTCAAGATCACCTGTTTCCAATGCTTCTTTAACTGCGCAGTCTGGCTCCGTATCATGTTTACAGTCTGTAAATTTACATTCAGCTATTAAATGATTTATATCAGAGAAAGTATGGCTTAATGTATCACCATCTTCTGTCCATAATTGTAATTCACGCATTCCTGGAGTATCGATAATTACTCCGCCAGTTGGTAAGTTAAACAGTTCTCGGTGTGTAGTGGTGTGCCTACCACGTTTATCATCTTCTCGAACCGACCCTGTCTTTAAGACTTTTTCTGTCAAAAGTGCATTGATAAGCGTAGACTTTCCAGCCCCTGAACTTCCAATTAAGACGACAGAATCATCTTCGTGAATATTAGCCAAAATGTCTTCCTTGCCTTCTTCATTAGTCGCATTCCATTTGTATAATGGGATACCAAAAGCAATGCTGTCAGCGTGTTCAATGATTGAATCCATATCGCTGGCGAGGTCTACTTTTGAAAATACAATATGTGGTGATGCTCCGCTTTCCCAAACAGCAGTTAAATATCGTTCTAATTTCCGTTCATTTAAGTCTTCATCCGCACTAATGACAATAAAGACTTTAGTAACATTACTAGCAACGATTTGAGCGTCTGTCCTCAACCCAGCAACTTTTCGCACAATACTGCTGAATCTAGGCAGTACTTGATCAATAATCACGATGTCATTAAAGTCTTTTTCTTGTAGGACCACCCAATCTCCAACTGCTGGATAATCTTCTCTAGAAATTGCTTCATGTCGCATTTTCCCTTTTACTACTGCGGGTTTGAAACCATTTATTGTCTGTAAAATGTATCGTTCTTTTTGTTCCATTACTACTCGAGCTAATAAATCTATTTGTCCGTCATAATTGATTTCTTTTCGATATGCATATTTTTGTTGAAATTCGTTCAAGTTCATTTCCTCCTAGTGTTTTGTTGGCATAAAAAAATTCGGATAGGCACTCGCCAACCGAATAAGACAAAACACTAGAATAAACATGTATAAAAAGCTACACGTTAAAGGGCGTCCGACGTAAAGGTAGGCAAGTGCATAAAGAAAATTTGAGAATTTACATTGATCAT from Oceanobacillus iheyensis HTE831 encodes:
- the cutA gene encoding divalent cation tolerance protein CutA, with the protein product MNVDYVKVEVYLPEEYIETMRNELNDHGFLTVGNYDHVISYSRVKGFWRPLEFASSFDGEKGKISHGTECKMEFSCMRDQVEQVRKIIIDNHPYEEPIIYFIPILI
- a CDS encoding DUF4181 domain-containing protein, whose translation is MDFGLFLFIVMSVASAIRWLFRHILYRILGVERRTRFIDDDHKYKNHIIGIVGVMVLIFGVTLLYMFNYISIFVITIIIVFVIFVSTSIHQIRLEKMLEPETNNYLHSIYMLIFDIIVIIVIFILLYQNKDMILLF
- the rsgA gene encoding ribosome small subunit-dependent GTPase A — translated: MNLNEFQQKYAYRKEINYDGQIDLLARVVMEQKERYILQTINGFKPAVVKGKMRHEAISREDYPAVGDWVVLQEKDFNDIVIIDQVLPRFSSIVRKVAGLRTDAQIVASNVTKVFIVISADEDLNERKLERYLTAVWESGASPHIVFSKVDLASDMDSIIEHADSIAFGIPLYKWNATNEEGKEDILANIHEDDSVVLIGSSGAGKSTLINALLTEKVLKTGSVREDDKRGRHTTTHRELFNLPTGGVIIDTPGMRELQLWTEDGDTLSHTFSDINHLIAECKFTDCKHDTEPDCAVKEALETGDLEEGRWNSYLKLQRELAYIERKQNAKLATEERKKWKKISMQQKKNR
- a CDS encoding DUF4181 domain-containing protein, with the translated sequence MNNDVLGNIWLDLAVFVLMIFFLHFVFSKLMRRLLKVEKRKPFSYNYVNDQHKKGDKIIRTLVVIIAIIALGIHYNSDVTTGIPVALIIAILLQLIPELYRAYMEKKYQSHSNNYKYTLAETLFLALILIVSILLIYRLYRF